The following are encoded in a window of Pseudomonas graminis genomic DNA:
- the ihfB gene encoding integration host factor subunit beta — protein sequence MTKSELIERIVTHQGLLSSKDVELAIKTMLEQMSQCLATGDRIEIRGFGSFSLHYRAPRVGRNPKTGQSVSLDGKFVPHFKPGKELRDRVNEEEEHELQ from the coding sequence ATGACGAAGTCGGAGTTGATCGAACGAATTGTCACCCATCAAGGACTGCTCTCATCCAAAGATGTGGAGTTGGCCATCAAGACCATGCTTGAGCAGATGTCGCAGTGCCTTGCGACGGGCGACCGTATTGAAATACGCGGCTTTGGCAGCTTCTCGCTGCATTACCGCGCGCCCCGCGTAGGCCGTAATCCAAAGACAGGTCAGTCTGTCAGCCTCGACGGCAAGTTTGTCCCTCACTTCAAGCCAGGCAAAGAGCTCCGCGACCGGGTGAACGAAGAAGAGGAGCATGAGCTCCAATAG
- the rpsA gene encoding 30S ribosomal protein S1, whose translation MSESFAELFEESLKTLNLQAGSIITAIIVDIDYQAGWVTVHAGLKSEGLIPLEQFHNDAGELTIKIGDEVHVALDAVEDGFGETKLSREKAKRAECWIVLEAAFAAEEVVKGVINGKVKGGFTVDVNGIRAFLPGSLVDVRPVRDTTHLEGKELEFKVIKLDQKRNNVVVSRRSVLEAENSAEREALLESLQEGQQVKGIVKNLTDYGAFVDLGGVDGLLHITDMAWKRIKHPSEIVNVGDEIDVKVLKYDRERNRVSLGLKQLGEDPWVAIKARYPEGTRVTARVTNLTDYGCFAELEEGVEGLVHVSEMDWTNKNIHPSKVVQVGDEVEVMVLDIDEERRRISLGIKQCKSNPWEDFSGQFNKGDKISGTIKSITDFGIFIGLDGGIDGLVHLSDISWNEVGEEAVRRFKKGDELDTVILSVDPERERISLGIKQLESDPFSEYVTVNDKGAIVRGIVKEVDAKGAIITLADDIEATLKASEISRDRVEDARNVLKEGEEIEAKIISVDRKSRVISLSIKSKDVEDEKEAIQSLRSKPETAESTGPTTLGDLLRAQMEKQN comes from the coding sequence ATGAGCGAAAGCTTTGCTGAACTTTTCGAAGAAAGCCTAAAGACTCTTAACCTTCAGGCCGGTTCGATCATCACCGCGATCATCGTCGATATCGATTACCAGGCTGGTTGGGTCACCGTTCACGCTGGTCTGAAGTCTGAAGGCCTCATCCCGCTGGAGCAGTTCCACAACGACGCTGGCGAGCTGACCATCAAGATTGGCGATGAAGTGCACGTTGCGCTGGACGCGGTCGAAGACGGCTTTGGCGAAACCAAGCTGTCCCGCGAAAAAGCCAAGCGTGCCGAGTGCTGGATCGTTCTGGAAGCGGCTTTCGCAGCTGAGGAAGTGGTCAAGGGCGTTATCAACGGTAAGGTTAAAGGCGGCTTCACAGTCGACGTTAACGGCATCCGTGCGTTCCTGCCAGGTTCTCTGGTTGACGTCCGTCCAGTGCGCGACACCACGCACCTGGAAGGCAAAGAGCTGGAATTCAAGGTCATCAAGCTGGACCAGAAGCGCAACAACGTTGTCGTTTCCCGTCGCAGTGTCCTGGAAGCCGAAAACAGCGCCGAGCGCGAAGCTCTGCTGGAATCGCTGCAGGAAGGCCAGCAGGTCAAGGGTATCGTCAAGAACCTCACCGATTACGGCGCATTCGTCGATCTGGGTGGCGTCGATGGCCTGCTGCACATCACCGACATGGCGTGGAAGCGTATCAAGCATCCATCGGAAATCGTCAACGTTGGCGATGAGATTGATGTAAAGGTCCTGAAGTACGATCGCGAGCGCAATCGTGTTTCCTTGGGTCTGAAGCAACTGGGTGAAGATCCATGGGTTGCTATCAAGGCTCGTTACCCGGAAGGCACTCGCGTCACCGCGCGTGTTACCAACCTGACCGACTACGGCTGCTTCGCAGAGCTGGAAGAAGGTGTGGAAGGCCTGGTACACGTTTCCGAAATGGACTGGACCAACAAGAACATCCACCCGTCTAAAGTCGTTCAGGTTGGCGACGAAGTGGAAGTCATGGTCCTGGACATCGACGAAGAGCGTCGTCGTATCTCCCTCGGCATCAAGCAGTGCAAATCTAACCCGTGGGAAGATTTCTCTGGCCAGTTCAACAAGGGCGACAAGATCTCCGGCACCATCAAGTCGATCACCGATTTCGGTATCTTCATTGGTCTGGACGGCGGCATCGACGGTCTGGTTCACCTGTCCGACATCTCCTGGAACGAAGTGGGCGAAGAAGCCGTACGTCGTTTCAAGAAGGGCGACGAGCTTGACACCGTGATCCTGTCGGTTGATCCAGAGCGTGAGCGCATCTCGCTGGGCATCAAGCAGCTGGAAAGCGATCCGTTCTCCGAGTACGTCACTGTCAATGACAAAGGCGCTATCGTCCGCGGTATCGTTAAAGAAGTTGACGCCAAAGGCGCCATCATCACTCTGGCCGACGACATCGAAGCGACCCTCAAAGCCTCCGAAATCAGCCGTGACCGCGTTGAAGACGCGCGTAACGTTCTGAAAGAAGGCGAAGAGATCGAAGCCAAGATCATCAGCGTTGACCGCAAGAGCCGCGTGATCAGCTTGTCCATCAAGTCGAAAGACGTTGAAGACGAGAAAGAAGCGATTCAGAGCCTGCGTAGCAAGCCTGAAACTGCTGAAAGCACTGGTCCTACCACTCTGGGTGACCTGCTGCGTGCTCAAATGGAAAAACAGAACTGA
- the cmk gene encoding (d)CMP kinase has translation MKVQAPVITIDGPSGSGKGTVAGKLAKRLGWSLLDSGALYRLLAFAAVNHGVDLTNEEALKLLAAHLDVQFMAATDDHGQRIILEGEDVTSAIRNEHVGSGASQVASLPAVREALLQRQRAFQEFPGLIADGRDMGTVVFPGAPLKIFLTASVDERARRRYLQLKAKGDDVSLPSLLDEIRVRDERDTQRAVAPLKPAHDAIQLDSTELSIEQVLERILSEVALRDLAG, from the coding sequence GTGAAAGTTCAAGCTCCGGTCATTACGATCGACGGACCCAGCGGTTCCGGGAAGGGCACAGTGGCGGGCAAGCTGGCCAAACGTCTGGGCTGGTCCCTGCTGGATTCCGGCGCGCTGTATCGGCTGCTGGCCTTCGCCGCGGTCAACCATGGCGTCGACCTGACCAATGAAGAAGCATTGAAGCTGCTGGCTGCGCATCTGGATGTGCAGTTCATGGCAGCGACCGACGACCACGGTCAGCGCATTATCCTGGAAGGTGAGGACGTGACGTCGGCCATCCGCAATGAGCACGTGGGCAGTGGCGCGTCGCAGGTGGCCTCGTTGCCGGCGGTTCGCGAAGCATTGTTACAGCGCCAGCGGGCGTTTCAGGAGTTTCCGGGGCTGATTGCCGACGGCCGCGACATGGGCACGGTGGTATTTCCCGGCGCGCCATTGAAGATTTTTCTGACGGCCAGCGTCGACGAGCGTGCCCGCCGACGATATTTGCAGTTGAAGGCCAAGGGTGACGATGTTAGTCTGCCGAGTCTGCTAGATGAGATCCGTGTCCGCGACGAGCGCGACACCCAGCGAGCGGTAGCCCCGCTCAAGCCGGCGCATGACGCCATTCAGCTGGATTCCACCGAATTGTCCATCGAGCAGGTGCTTGAACGCATCCTGAGTGAAGTCGCACTCCGCGATCTCGCCGGATGA
- a CDS encoding bifunctional prephenate dehydrogenase/3-phosphoshikimate 1-carboxyvinyltransferase has product MIGRLVVVGLGLIGGSFAKGLKESGLCREVVGVDLDPQSRTLAVELGVVDRCEDSLAAACTGADVIQLAVPILAMEKLLGILAGLDLGNAVLTDVGSAKGNVVRAAREAFGVMPARFVPGHPIAGSEQSGVEASNAELFKRHKVILTPLAETDSSALALVDRLWSALGADVEHMQVERHDEVLAATSHLPHLLAFGLVDSLAKRNENLDIFRYAAGGFRDFTRIAGSDPVMWHDIFLANREAVLRTLDTFRSDLDALRDAVDAGDGHQLLGVFTRARVAREHFGKILARRAYVEKTSDADLSFIAQPGGVVRGRVRVPGDKSISHRAIMLGSLAQGTSVVEGLLESEDALATLQAFRDMGVVIEGPHHGRLTIHGVGLDGLQPAPGPLYLGNSGTSMRLLCGLLAAQRFDSVLTGDASLSRRSMTSVVEPLRQMGAVIETAEDGRPPLTVRGGQWLQAIRYDMPLPGAQVKSALLLAGLYANGTTMVHESAPTRDHTERMLQGFGHSVAVHDGTAALQSGVELKAARIEVPADISSAAFFLVAASIAEDSDLILEGVGVNPTRSGVIDILRLMGADITLLNLRDAGGEPVADLRVRHARLKGIDIPRALVLLATDELPALLIAAACAEGQMVFNGAQALRVRESGRLQAMADGLATLGINVESTADGIIIDGGTVGGGEINAQGDHRIAMAFSIASLRAASPIHIRDCANVATSFPSFLTLCAQVGIRVTQEGQS; this is encoded by the coding sequence GTGATCGGCCGACTGGTGGTGGTCGGTCTCGGCTTGATCGGAGGGTCATTCGCCAAAGGCTTGAAGGAGAGTGGCTTGTGTCGCGAAGTGGTGGGCGTCGATCTCGATCCGCAATCGCGCACACTGGCCGTCGAACTGGGCGTGGTTGATCGCTGTGAAGACAGTCTCGCTGCCGCTTGCACAGGGGCGGACGTCATTCAGTTGGCCGTGCCGATCCTCGCCATGGAAAAGCTCCTCGGGATACTGGCAGGCCTGGACCTGGGCAATGCCGTGCTGACCGATGTCGGCAGCGCCAAAGGCAATGTGGTCCGTGCTGCCCGCGAGGCGTTTGGTGTGATGCCCGCGCGCTTCGTACCCGGCCACCCGATTGCCGGCTCCGAGCAGAGCGGGGTGGAAGCCTCCAACGCCGAGCTATTCAAGCGGCACAAAGTCATCCTTACACCGCTGGCTGAAACCGACTCTTCTGCGCTGGCGCTGGTCGATCGTCTCTGGTCGGCTCTGGGCGCTGACGTGGAGCACATGCAGGTCGAGCGTCACGATGAGGTGCTGGCGGCGACGAGTCATTTGCCTCACCTCCTGGCCTTCGGTCTGGTGGATTCCCTGGCCAAGCGCAACGAAAACCTCGACATCTTCCGTTATGCAGCGGGCGGCTTTCGCGACTTTACGCGCATCGCTGGCAGCGATCCTGTGATGTGGCATGACATCTTCCTGGCGAATCGCGAGGCGGTGCTGCGCACCCTCGACACCTTCCGCAGTGACCTGGATGCGTTGCGCGACGCAGTCGATGCAGGCGATGGACATCAACTGCTCGGCGTGTTCACCCGGGCTCGCGTCGCCCGGGAGCATTTCGGCAAGATCCTCGCCCGCCGTGCCTACGTTGAAAAAACCTCAGACGCCGACCTCAGCTTTATTGCCCAGCCGGGCGGCGTGGTCAGGGGGCGGGTTCGCGTGCCGGGGGACAAGTCGATTTCCCACCGGGCGATCATGCTCGGGTCACTGGCCCAAGGCACTAGCGTCGTCGAGGGCTTGCTTGAGAGCGAAGACGCGCTGGCGACCTTGCAGGCCTTCCGCGACATGGGCGTGGTCATCGAGGGGCCGCACCACGGTCGCCTGACCATTCATGGCGTTGGGCTTGACGGGCTTCAACCCGCTCCGGGGCCGCTTTACCTCGGTAACTCGGGCACGTCGATGCGCCTGCTGTGTGGCCTGTTGGCCGCGCAGCGATTCGACAGCGTGCTGACCGGCGATGCGTCGCTGTCCCGGCGCTCGATGACCAGTGTCGTCGAGCCATTGCGCCAGATGGGCGCGGTGATCGAAACCGCAGAGGACGGCCGACCGCCGCTGACCGTTCGCGGCGGGCAGTGGCTTCAGGCCATCCGCTACGACATGCCGTTGCCCGGCGCTCAGGTGAAATCCGCGCTGTTGCTCGCCGGTCTTTACGCAAATGGCACAACGATGGTGCATGAGTCGGCGCCGACCCGGGACCACACCGAGCGTATGCTGCAAGGGTTCGGCCATTCGGTTGCTGTCCATGACGGGACTGCGGCGCTGCAGTCAGGGGTAGAGCTCAAGGCAGCACGCATCGAAGTGCCCGCTGATATTTCTTCGGCGGCGTTTTTCCTGGTGGCAGCCTCCATCGCCGAAGACTCCGACCTGATTCTGGAAGGCGTGGGCGTCAACCCGACGCGCTCGGGCGTTATCGATATCCTGCGCCTGATGGGTGCGGACATCACGCTGCTTAATCTGCGCGACGCCGGCGGTGAGCCTGTGGCGGATCTGCGCGTGCGCCATGCCCGCCTCAAAGGGATCGATATACCCCGGGCACTGGTGCTCCTGGCTACCGACGAGCTTCCGGCACTTCTGATTGCCGCCGCGTGCGCCGAAGGGCAAATGGTGTTTAACGGTGCCCAGGCCCTGCGTGTCAGGGAATCCGGCCGACTTCAAGCCATGGCCGACGGTCTGGCGACGCTCGGTATAAACGTTGAATCGACTGCAGATGGCATCATTATTGATGGTGGAACCGTCGGCGGTGGTGAAATCAATGCGCAAGGTGATCACCGCATCGCCATGGCATTCAGTATCGCGTCGCTGCGCGCGGCCAGCCCGATCCACATCCGGGACTGCGCCAATGTGGCGACTTCATTTCCCAGTTTCCTGACGCTGTGTGCTCAGGTGGGTATTCGTGTAACGCAAGAGGGGCAATCGTGA